One segment of Streptomyces sp. NBC_01463 DNA contains the following:
- a CDS encoding S8 family serine peptidase, with protein MRPISRTALGAATAAVLAVTVIAPSVAAPQGDTTAKRPLTGSAAAAAGANKPVTVTLVTGDKVLVSTDGSGNASATAAAREDGQVPLVQTRRSGKDLYVYPDTAVEALAAGTVDEELFNVTGLIRQGYDDAHTDSVPLIATYAEDTARSAPVTPRGAERGLALPAIDGVALKADKKRTAGFWSDVTGPRSRSAAGLKKLWLDRKVEASLDRSTKQIGADLAWAAGYDGKGTKVAVLDTGADAEHPDLKGRITESENFTDSDTTDDRQGHGTHTLSTVGGSGAASDGKKKGVAPGADLLVGKVLNDSGSGDSSWIIAGMQWAVDRKADVVSMSLGSQTPTDCTDPMSLAAEELGKSKDTLFVIAAGNSGPTLNTVSSPGCAPSVLTVGAVDRDDSTAQFSSRGPAIGAHTLKPEIAAPGVNISAAAAGGRGVYAYQSMSGTSMATPHVAGAAAIVKERHPDWTAQQVKAALVSSAKSDIPGDVRETGGGRLDVKAAIDTKVTGAPAVQGGTFNWPQDKSDRTTVQIPYTNTGDKAVKLSLKVQGVTGNNGSAVGSSVAALGSKSVTVPAGATVQVPLRIDPTAHLEAAQYGDVTGRVLATAPGGVKVSTPFSLYVGAETVTLRVKLIDGNGRPAAGSSSLDVIGTDTATGERRFNDGSADQVYEVRPGAYFVSSFVVSADPEDATGTLAESVGYLARPQLNVTKDTVLVLDARKAHRIKLKTEDRVSETRSATLAFGRTWDGNWLHSGSIAGGTVIKDYLVDIRGKAGDGDFEFDSFWRAYAPQIEKLSVVGGATLHPTPASNGSVNLDGTGRAALVDAGSGSPEELKAAGVSGRIALVAVPDTGTVVTQARDAKAAGAVAIITHRPSAGPWKPSVGYGSAPLPALGIQADEAKALTAALAAGPVKLSWKATAVSPFVYNLAFSETGDVTSDRTYQVRDKALGAVESTYESMGVRTDFVDTLLVTRPYGATFGIGGFDTVAAPGKRTEYYSAGDTAWQQALSSSFPWGEFMIDKYRSYKPGSKRTSEWYRGVVVPSAPRDDDGVEQLAAERQDNLIGVAPGFWSDSEHGGIQGSFGDMGNMRLTSGGTVLGESGWPSGVFTVPAGDAAYELTMMTMKSGQPAAVWKRSTMTETTWKFRSHRDENVYSQGIPLLFPGYDLPSDGMKTLAAKDGQRIGLSVTGHAGYTPGKVTAAKVSYSYDGGKSWTDATTAQRGGRWTATVNHADAAGKPVTLRTELTDSNGNSVVQTVTDAYAVR; from the coding sequence ATGCGTCCGATATCGCGTACGGCACTGGGGGCGGCCACCGCCGCCGTCCTCGCCGTCACGGTGATCGCACCGTCCGTGGCAGCGCCACAGGGCGACACGACCGCGAAGAGACCGCTGACCGGCAGCGCGGCAGCCGCCGCCGGGGCGAACAAGCCGGTCACCGTCACCCTGGTCACCGGCGACAAGGTCCTGGTGAGCACCGACGGTTCGGGGAACGCCTCGGCCACCGCGGCGGCGCGCGAGGACGGCCAAGTGCCCCTCGTGCAGACCCGCCGCTCGGGCAAGGACCTGTACGTCTACCCGGACACCGCCGTGGAGGCGCTCGCCGCGGGCACCGTCGACGAGGAGCTCTTCAACGTCACGGGACTGATCCGCCAGGGCTACGACGACGCGCACACGGACTCCGTCCCGCTGATCGCGACCTACGCCGAGGACACCGCACGCAGCGCGCCCGTCACCCCGCGCGGCGCCGAGCGCGGACTCGCGCTCCCGGCCATCGACGGTGTGGCGCTCAAGGCCGACAAGAAGCGGACCGCCGGTTTCTGGTCCGACGTCACCGGCCCCCGGTCCCGCTCCGCCGCCGGACTGAAGAAGCTCTGGCTGGACCGCAAGGTCGAGGCCAGCCTCGACCGGTCCACCAAGCAGATCGGCGCCGACCTCGCCTGGGCCGCCGGCTACGACGGCAAGGGCACCAAGGTCGCCGTCCTGGACACCGGCGCCGACGCCGAACACCCCGACCTCAAGGGCCGGATCACCGAGTCGGAGAACTTCACCGACTCCGACACCACCGACGACCGCCAGGGTCACGGCACCCACACGCTCTCCACCGTGGGCGGCTCGGGCGCGGCGAGCGACGGGAAGAAGAAGGGCGTCGCCCCCGGCGCCGACCTGCTCGTCGGCAAGGTGCTCAACGACAGCGGCTCCGGCGACTCCTCCTGGATCATCGCGGGCATGCAGTGGGCCGTCGACCGGAAGGCCGACGTCGTCTCCATGAGCCTCGGCAGCCAGACCCCCACCGACTGCACCGACCCCATGAGCCTTGCAGCCGAGGAGCTCGGCAAGAGCAAGGACACCCTGTTCGTCATCGCGGCCGGCAACTCGGGCCCGACGCTCAACACCGTCTCCTCGCCCGGCTGCGCGCCCAGCGTGCTGACCGTCGGCGCCGTCGACCGCGACGACTCCACCGCCCAGTTCTCCAGCCGCGGTCCGGCGATCGGGGCGCACACCCTCAAGCCCGAGATCGCGGCCCCCGGCGTCAACATCTCCGCCGCCGCGGCAGGCGGCCGAGGCGTTTACGCCTACCAGTCGATGTCCGGTACGTCGATGGCCACCCCGCACGTCGCGGGCGCCGCCGCCATCGTCAAGGAACGCCACCCCGACTGGACGGCCCAGCAGGTCAAGGCGGCCCTCGTGTCGTCCGCGAAGAGCGACATCCCCGGGGACGTACGCGAGACCGGCGGCGGCCGGCTCGACGTCAAGGCCGCCATCGACACCAAGGTGACCGGCGCGCCCGCCGTCCAGGGCGGCACCTTCAACTGGCCGCAGGACAAGTCGGACCGCACCACCGTGCAGATCCCGTACACCAACACCGGCGACAAGGCCGTGAAGCTGTCGCTCAAGGTCCAGGGCGTCACCGGCAACAACGGCTCGGCCGTCGGCTCCTCCGTCGCCGCCCTCGGGTCGAAGAGCGTCACCGTGCCGGCCGGCGCGACCGTCCAGGTCCCGCTGAGGATCGACCCGACCGCGCACCTCGAGGCGGCCCAGTACGGCGACGTCACCGGCCGGGTCCTCGCGACCGCGCCCGGCGGTGTCAAGGTCTCCACCCCGTTCTCGCTGTACGTCGGGGCCGAGACCGTCACCCTGCGGGTCAAGCTGATCGACGGCAACGGCAGGCCCGCCGCGGGCTCGTCCTCGCTCGACGTCATCGGCACCGACACCGCCACCGGCGAGCGCCGCTTCAACGACGGCTCGGCCGACCAGGTCTACGAGGTGCGCCCCGGCGCCTACTTCGTCTCCAGCTTCGTCGTCTCGGCCGACCCCGAGGACGCCACCGGCACCCTCGCCGAGTCGGTCGGCTACCTGGCCAGGCCACAGCTGAACGTCACCAAGGACACCGTCCTGGTGCTCGACGCACGCAAGGCACACCGGATCAAGCTCAAGACCGAGGACCGGGTCAGCGAGACCCGCAGCGCCACCCTCGCCTTCGGACGCACCTGGGACGGCAACTGGCTGCACTCGGGGTCCATCGCCGGTGGCACCGTCATCAAGGACTACCTGGTCGACATCCGGGGCAAGGCCGGTGACGGCGACTTCGAGTTCGACAGCTTCTGGCGTGCGTACGCCCCGCAGATCGAGAAGCTCTCGGTCGTCGGTGGCGCCACCCTCCACCCCACGCCCGCGTCCAACGGCTCCGTCAACCTCGACGGCACCGGCAGGGCCGCACTCGTCGACGCCGGCAGCGGCAGCCCCGAGGAGCTGAAGGCCGCCGGAGTCTCCGGCAGGATCGCCTTGGTCGCGGTTCCGGACACCGGCACCGTCGTCACCCAGGCGCGTGACGCCAAGGCCGCCGGAGCCGTGGCGATCATCACGCACCGCCCGTCCGCCGGCCCGTGGAAGCCGTCCGTCGGATACGGCTCGGCGCCCCTGCCCGCGCTCGGCATCCAGGCCGACGAGGCGAAGGCCCTGACCGCGGCACTGGCCGCCGGACCGGTGAAGCTGAGCTGGAAGGCCACCGCCGTCAGCCCGTTCGTCTACAACCTGGCCTTCTCCGAGACGGGCGACGTCACCTCGGACCGCACCTACCAGGTCAGGGACAAGGCGCTCGGCGCGGTCGAGTCCACCTACGAGTCGATGGGCGTCAGGACCGACTTCGTCGACACGCTGCTCGTGACCCGCCCCTACGGCGCCACCTTCGGCATCGGCGGGTTCGACACCGTCGCCGCACCGGGCAAGCGCACCGAGTACTACTCGGCGGGCGACACCGCCTGGCAGCAGGCGCTCTCCTCCAGCTTCCCCTGGGGCGAGTTCATGATCGACAAGTACCGTTCCTACAAGCCGGGTTCGAAGCGCACCTCGGAGTGGTACCGGGGCGTCGTCGTCCCGTCCGCACCCCGCGACGACGACGGTGTGGAGCAGCTCGCCGCCGAACGGCAGGACAACCTGATCGGCGTCGCCCCGGGCTTCTGGAGCGACAGCGAACACGGGGGCATCCAGGGTTCCTTCGGCGACATGGGCAACATGCGGCTCACCAGCGGTGGCACGGTGCTCGGTGAGTCCGGCTGGCCGTCCGGGGTGTTCACGGTCCCGGCCGGGGACGCCGCCTACGAACTCACCATGATGACGATGAAGTCGGGGCAGCCGGCGGCCGTGTGGAAGCGGTCCACCATGACCGAGACCACCTGGAAGTTCCGTTCGCACCGGGACGAGAACGTCTACTCGCAGGGCATCCCGCTGCTCTTCCCGGGCTACGACCTGCCGTCGGACGGCATGAAGACCCTCGCGGCCAAGGACGGTCAGCGGATCGGACTGAGCGTCACGGGCCACGCCGGCTACACGCCCGGCAAGGTGACCGCCGCGAAGGTCTCCTACTCGTACGACGGCGGCAAGAGCTGGACCGACGCCACCACCGCACAGCGGGGCGGCCGTTGGACCGCGACCGTGAACCACGCGGACGCGGCCGGCAAGCCGGTCACCCTGCGCACCGAACTGACGGACTCCAACGGCAACTCCGTCGTCCAGACCGTGACCGACGCCTACGCCGTGCGCTGA
- a CDS encoding protein phosphatase 2C domain-containing protein, which produces MSQQGERPAAHEDDWWRRLYDESAPDAGASQAADSLDDRFDSASGAVGAGGGEAYEAAAAVPEPRVATSAVTRTADTPPDVLPEVSTRAPWEPPSGPPRPRTFTTPTPASTPTPAPAPLPPAPPAPVVPPEPVLPPEPPAPPRPGTDPRIAQSLPPAPDGVVPPLPRRPVVERPQAEPSDDGVPDGQVPAADPPPAAGEAAPRPPVGHVGARPPTYDAEPTALPACDPYALDGLAADTVLDGARYGTYTLRAASVRGDSARFRGEPRRDALLTVRFGTGESALVLVAVAGGARSSESAHLAAADACRWIGEAVGRSHARLSDDIRAGRRGDLKSGLHRLADRSYGKLRARAAELGLEPHAYTAGLRCLLLSADPACRTRVFFGVGGGGLFRLRDGHWQDLEPLLPQTDALTGEPVVGFGSSVPESGPDDERLTMDLGITTAPAPYIEAPVPPPAEPFRFRASVARPGDTLLLCSTGLAEPLRGEPALAGELAERWAPAEAPGLGAFLADTQLRVAGYADDRTAVGVWEA; this is translated from the coding sequence ATGAGTCAGCAGGGGGAGAGGCCCGCCGCCCACGAGGACGACTGGTGGCGCAGGCTGTACGACGAATCCGCCCCGGACGCCGGGGCGAGCCAGGCGGCCGACAGTCTCGACGACCGCTTCGACTCGGCGTCGGGAGCCGTGGGGGCCGGTGGCGGTGAGGCGTACGAGGCCGCCGCAGCGGTGCCCGAACCAAGGGTGGCGACGTCCGCCGTCACCCGGACGGCGGACACCCCGCCGGACGTGCTGCCCGAGGTGAGCACGCGCGCCCCGTGGGAGCCACCGTCCGGCCCACCACGCCCCCGCACCTTCACGACCCCGACGCCGGCATCCACCCCTACGCCGGCACCTGCGCCTCTGCCGCCTGCGCCGCCCGCACCGGTCGTGCCGCCCGAACCCGTCCTGCCGCCCGAGCCGCCGGCGCCCCCGCGCCCCGGCACCGATCCCCGCATCGCCCAGAGCCTCCCGCCCGCACCGGACGGCGTGGTGCCGCCGCTGCCCCGGCGGCCGGTCGTCGAGCGGCCGCAGGCCGAGCCCTCCGATGACGGCGTTCCCGACGGTCAGGTGCCCGCCGCCGACCCACCGCCCGCCGCCGGGGAGGCCGCGCCGCGTCCCCCCGTCGGCCATGTGGGCGCCCGGCCGCCCACGTACGACGCCGAACCCACCGCGCTGCCCGCGTGCGACCCGTACGCACTGGACGGCCTCGCCGCCGACACCGTGCTCGACGGCGCCCGGTACGGCACGTACACCCTGCGGGCCGCGTCCGTGCGCGGCGACTCCGCCCGGTTCCGGGGCGAGCCGCGGCGCGACGCGCTGCTCACCGTCCGGTTCGGGACCGGGGAGAGCGCCCTCGTCCTGGTCGCCGTCGCCGGTGGCGCCCGGTCGTCCGAGAGCGCGCACCTGGCCGCGGCCGACGCCTGCCGCTGGATCGGCGAAGCCGTCGGACGCAGCCACGCGCGCCTCTCCGACGACATAAGGGCGGGCCGCCGCGGCGACCTCAAATCGGGGCTGCACCGGCTCGCCGACCGCAGCTACGGCAAGCTGCGCGCCCGCGCCGCCGAACTCGGTCTGGAACCCCACGCGTACACGGCGGGGCTGCGCTGCCTCCTGCTGTCCGCCGACCCCGCCTGCCGCACCCGGGTCTTCTTCGGAGTGGGCGGCGGCGGGCTCTTCCGGCTGCGCGACGGCCACTGGCAGGACCTCGAACCGCTGCTGCCGCAGACCGACGCGCTCACCGGTGAACCCGTGGTCGGCTTCGGTTCCTCCGTACCCGAGAGCGGGCCGGACGACGAGCGGCTGACCATGGACCTGGGGATCACCACCGCCCCGGCCCCGTACATCGAGGCTCCCGTCCCGCCGCCCGCCGAGCCGTTCCGCTTCCGGGCCTCGGTCGCCCGGCCGGGCGACACCCTGCTGCTGTGCAGCACGGGTCTGGCCGAGCCGCTGCGCGGCGAGCCGGCGCTCGCCGGGGAGCTGGCCGAGCGCTGGGCACCCGCCGAGGCACCCGGCCTCGGCGCGTTCCTCGCCGACACCCAGCTCAGGGTGGCCGGATACGCCGACGACCGGACGGCGGTCGGCGTCTGGGAGGCGTAA
- a CDS encoding pyruvate dehydrogenase, with product MAKQNVSEQFVDILARAGVKRLYGVVGDSLNPVVDAIRRNPDVDWIQVRHEETAAFAAGAEAQVTGELAACAGSCGPGNLHLINGLYDAHRSMAPVLALASHIPSSEIGLGYFQETHPELLFQECSHYNEMISNPQQMPRLLQTAIQHAIGRGGVAVVSMPGDVASQPAPEKSVEHALVTSRPSVRPGDAEIEKLCRMVDEAKRVTLFCGSGTAGAHAEVMEFAERVKAPVGHALRGKEWIQYDNPYDVGMSGLLGYGAAYEATNECDLLILLGTDFPYNAFLPTDVKIVQVDVRPEHLGRRSKLDLAVWGDVRETLRCLTPRVKAKSDRKFLDRMLKKHADALEGVISAYTRKVDKHVPIHPEYVASVLDDIADDDAVFTVDTGMCNVWAARYLTPNGKRRVIGSFSHGSMANALPQAIGAQFTDRNRQVVSMSGDGGFTMLMGDFLTLVQYDLPVKVVLFNNSSLGMVELEMLVAGLPSFGTTNKNPDFAAVARASGAYGVRVEKPKQLESALKDAFKHKGPALVDIVTDPNALSIPPRISADMVTGFALSASKIVLDGGVGRMVQMARSNLRNVPRP from the coding sequence ATGGCCAAGCAGAACGTGTCGGAGCAGTTCGTCGACATCCTCGCCCGGGCGGGCGTCAAACGCCTGTACGGGGTAGTCGGCGACAGCCTCAACCCGGTGGTCGACGCCATCCGGCGCAACCCGGACGTCGACTGGATCCAGGTCAGACACGAGGAGACGGCCGCGTTCGCCGCCGGAGCCGAGGCACAGGTCACCGGCGAGCTGGCGGCCTGCGCCGGCTCGTGCGGCCCCGGCAATCTGCACCTCATCAACGGCCTCTACGACGCGCACCGGTCCATGGCCCCCGTGCTGGCCCTCGCCTCGCACATCCCGTCGAGCGAGATCGGCCTCGGCTACTTCCAGGAGACCCATCCGGAGCTGCTCTTCCAGGAGTGCAGCCACTACAACGAGATGATCTCCAACCCGCAGCAGATGCCGCGGCTGCTCCAGACGGCCATTCAGCACGCGATCGGCCGGGGCGGGGTCGCGGTCGTCTCGATGCCCGGCGACGTGGCCTCGCAGCCCGCACCGGAGAAGTCCGTCGAGCACGCCCTGGTCACCTCGCGGCCCTCGGTGCGGCCCGGTGACGCGGAGATCGAGAAGCTCTGCCGGATGGTCGACGAGGCCAAACGGGTGACGCTGTTCTGCGGCAGCGGCACGGCCGGCGCGCACGCCGAGGTCATGGAGTTCGCCGAGCGGGTGAAGGCCCCCGTCGGCCACGCGCTGCGCGGCAAGGAGTGGATCCAGTACGACAACCCGTACGACGTCGGCATGAGCGGGCTGCTCGGCTACGGCGCCGCGTACGAGGCCACCAACGAGTGCGATCTGCTGATCCTGCTCGGCACGGACTTCCCGTACAACGCCTTCCTGCCCACCGATGTGAAGATCGTCCAGGTCGATGTGCGCCCCGAACACCTGGGCCGCCGCTCCAAGCTCGATCTGGCGGTCTGGGGCGATGTCCGCGAGACCCTGCGCTGTCTCACCCCGCGGGTGAAGGCCAAGAGCGACCGCAAGTTCCTCGACCGGATGCTGAAGAAGCACGCGGACGCGCTGGAGGGTGTGATCAGCGCGTACACCCGCAAGGTCGACAAGCACGTCCCGATCCACCCGGAGTACGTGGCGTCGGTCCTGGACGACATCGCGGACGACGACGCGGTGTTCACCGTCGACACCGGCATGTGCAACGTGTGGGCGGCCCGCTATCTGACACCGAACGGCAAACGCCGGGTGATCGGTTCGTTCAGCCACGGCTCGATGGCGAACGCGCTGCCGCAGGCCATCGGCGCCCAGTTCACCGACCGGAACCGGCAGGTCGTGTCGATGTCCGGGGACGGCGGATTCACCATGCTGATGGGGGACTTCCTGACCCTCGTCCAGTACGACCTGCCGGTGAAGGTCGTCCTGTTCAACAACTCCTCGCTGGGCATGGTCGAGCTGGAGATGCTGGTGGCGGGGCTGCCCTCGTTCGGGACGACCAACAAGAACCCGGACTTCGCCGCCGTCGCGCGGGCCTCGGGGGCGTACGGCGTGCGGGTCGAGAAGCCCAAGCAGCTGGAGAGCGCACTGAAGGATGCCTTCAAGCACAAGGGTCCGGCCCTCGTCGACATCGTCACCGACCCGAACGCGCTCTCCATCCCGCCGCGGATCAGCGCGGACATGGTGACCGGCTTCGCGCTCTCCGCCAGCAAGATCGTGCTGGACGGCGGCGTGGGCCGGATGGTGCAGATGGCCCGGTCCAACCTGCGCAACGTGCCCCGCCCGTAG
- a CDS encoding glycosyl hydrolase-related protein, with translation MHDDSALVEGRLERALRQFIRPAEYAARTPLALTVWHAPGEPVPVTVALAARYEPFTAGTEWGGPWSTSWFRLEGTVPGEWAGRRVEVVVDPGFSGQAPGFQAEGMLYDAEGVPLKGIHPRNRHLTVGAPAAGGEPVALLLEAAANPAVLEHGFVPTPLGDVLTAGDAPLYRFASADLAVLDEEVWHLVLDIEVLSELMRELPADRSRRHEILRALERMLDALDLHDVSGTAAAGRAELAEALSRPASASAHRISAAGHAHIDSAWLWPLRETVRKASRTFANVTALARDYPELVFACSQAQQYAWVKEHQPHIWERIVRAVADGQWEPVGSMWVESDANMPGGEALARQIVHGKRFFEQELGVETEEIWLPDSFGYTAAFPQLARLAGIRWFLTQKLSWNQTNEMPHHTFWWEGIDGTRVFTHFPPVDTYNAHFHARELAHAERNFRDKGRATRSLVPFGWGDGGGGPTREMLEKARRLADLEGSPRVEIERPSAFFAAAEEEYGSQAPVWSGELYLELHRATYTTQAKTKQGNRRSEHLLREAELWATTAALRAPGYRYPYEALDRIWKTVLLHQFHDILPGSSIAWVHREARDTYEQVRAELADLVADAVTALGAAQGLVALNSAPYDRSQVIELDAEASGVLPSGARVQQLGEGRTAVLAVSPGLGAGLLDGAAAPEREVTVDGAGDGGAVLDNGLLRVTVDRDGLIGSVRDLTAGREVLAPGHRANLLQLHPDHPNNWDAWDIDRHYRRSRTDLTAAESVETVEDGPLRAAVRVVRVFGSSRIVQEIRLAAGSRQVDIETEVDWQESEKVLKAAFPLDVHAERSTAEIQFGHVHRATHDNTGWDAARFEICAHRWLRVAEPGYGVALLNDSTYGHEVTRTPHEAGLGTTVRLTLLRAPHSPDPETDLGTHRFSYALAPGAEITDAVREGLALNLPLRAAVAPVVPSLVATGHPAVTVESVKLAEDGGGDVIVRLYESAGGRADTTLRVSFPVVAAQITDLLERPLHAATTDAHGLVLTLRPFQILTLRLTPA, from the coding sequence ATGCACGACGACAGCGCACTGGTGGAGGGCCGGCTGGAGCGGGCCCTGCGCCAGTTCATCCGCCCCGCCGAGTACGCGGCGCGGACCCCGCTCGCCCTGACCGTCTGGCACGCGCCGGGCGAGCCTGTTCCGGTGACGGTGGCGCTGGCCGCGCGGTACGAGCCGTTCACCGCGGGCACGGAGTGGGGAGGTCCGTGGTCCACCAGCTGGTTCCGGCTGGAGGGGACGGTGCCCGGCGAGTGGGCGGGCCGCCGGGTCGAGGTGGTCGTCGACCCCGGCTTCTCCGGTCAGGCGCCCGGCTTCCAGGCGGAGGGGATGCTGTACGACGCCGAGGGCGTGCCGCTCAAGGGGATCCACCCGCGCAACCGGCACCTGACGGTCGGCGCTCCTGCCGCGGGCGGCGAGCCCGTCGCCCTGCTGCTGGAGGCGGCGGCCAACCCCGCCGTCCTGGAACACGGCTTCGTGCCGACGCCGCTCGGGGACGTCCTCACGGCGGGCGACGCACCGCTGTACCGGTTCGCGTCCGCGGACCTCGCGGTGCTGGACGAGGAGGTGTGGCACCTGGTCCTGGACATCGAGGTGCTGTCCGAGCTGATGCGGGAGCTGCCCGCCGACCGGTCGCGGCGCCACGAGATCCTGCGGGCGCTGGAGCGCATGCTCGACGCCCTGGACCTGCACGACGTGTCCGGCACCGCGGCCGCCGGCCGGGCCGAGCTGGCCGAAGCCCTGTCGCGCCCGGCGTCGGCGAGCGCGCACCGGATCTCGGCCGCCGGGCACGCCCACATCGATTCGGCGTGGCTGTGGCCGCTGCGCGAGACGGTGCGCAAGGCCTCGCGCACCTTCGCCAACGTGACCGCGCTGGCCCGCGACTACCCGGAGCTGGTCTTCGCCTGTTCGCAGGCCCAGCAGTACGCCTGGGTGAAGGAGCACCAGCCGCATATCTGGGAGCGGATCGTGCGGGCGGTGGCGGACGGCCAGTGGGAGCCCGTGGGCTCGATGTGGGTGGAGTCCGATGCCAACATGCCGGGCGGCGAGGCGCTGGCCCGGCAGATCGTGCACGGGAAGCGGTTCTTCGAGCAGGAGCTGGGGGTGGAGACCGAGGAGATCTGGCTGCCGGACTCCTTCGGCTACACCGCCGCGTTCCCCCAGCTGGCACGGCTGGCGGGCATCCGGTGGTTCCTGACGCAGAAGCTGTCGTGGAACCAGACGAACGAGATGCCGCACCACACCTTCTGGTGGGAGGGGATCGACGGCACCCGCGTCTTCACCCACTTCCCGCCCGTCGACACCTACAACGCACACTTCCACGCCCGTGAACTCGCCCATGCGGAACGGAACTTCCGCGACAAGGGGCGGGCCACCCGCTCCCTGGTGCCGTTCGGCTGGGGCGACGGCGGCGGGGGGCCGACCCGGGAGATGCTGGAGAAGGCCCGCAGGCTGGCCGACCTGGAGGGGTCGCCGCGGGTCGAGATCGAGAGGCCGTCCGCGTTCTTCGCCGCGGCCGAGGAGGAGTACGGATCCCAGGCACCGGTCTGGTCGGGTGAGCTCTACCTGGAGCTGCACCGGGCCACGTACACCACCCAGGCCAAGACGAAGCAGGGCAACCGGCGCAGTGAACACCTGCTCCGCGAGGCGGAGTTGTGGGCGACGACGGCCGCCCTCAGGGCGCCCGGCTACCGCTATCCGTACGAGGCGCTGGACCGGATCTGGAAGACGGTGCTGCTCCACCAGTTCCACGACATCCTGCCGGGTTCGTCGATCGCCTGGGTCCACCGCGAGGCCCGCGACACCTACGAGCAGGTCCGTGCGGAGCTCGCCGATCTGGTGGCGGACGCGGTCACGGCACTGGGCGCCGCACAGGGTCTGGTCGCCCTCAACTCGGCGCCGTACGACCGCAGTCAGGTGATCGAACTGGACGCGGAGGCGAGCGGCGTGCTGCCGTCCGGGGCGCGGGTGCAGCAGCTGGGCGAGGGACGCACGGCGGTGCTGGCGGTGTCGCCGGGGCTCGGCGCGGGACTGCTGGACGGTGCGGCGGCTCCGGAGCGGGAGGTGACCGTCGACGGGGCGGGGGACGGCGGGGCCGTGCTCGACAACGGCCTGCTGCGCGTCACCGTCGACCGGGACGGGCTGATCGGCTCGGTCCGCGATCTGACGGCCGGCCGCGAGGTGCTGGCCCCCGGGCACCGGGCCAACCTCCTCCAGCTGCACCCGGACCACCCCAACAACTGGGACGCCTGGGACATCGACCGCCACTACCGCCGCTCCCGGACCGACCTGACGGCGGCGGAGTCGGTCGAGACGGTGGAGGACGGGCCGCTGCGCGCGGCCGTGCGGGTGGTGCGGGTGTTCGGCTCGTCCCGGATCGTGCAGGAGATCCGGCTGGCGGCGGGCAGCCGGCAGGTCGACATCGAGACCGAGGTGGACTGGCAGGAGTCGGAGAAGGTCCTGAAGGCGGCATTCCCGCTCGATGTCCACGCCGAACGGTCCACGGCCGAGATCCAGTTCGGCCACGTCCACCGGGCCACCCATGACAACACCGGCTGGGACGCGGCCCGTTTCGAGATCTGCGCACACCGCTGGCTGCGGGTCGCGGAGCCGGGGTACGGCGTCGCACTGCTGAACGACTCGACGTACGGGCACGAGGTGACCCGTACCCCGCACGAGGCCGGACTCGGCACCACCGTACGGCTGACGCTGCTGCGCGCCCCGCACAGCCCGGACCCGGAGACGGACCTCGGCACGCACCGCTTCAGCTACGCGCTCGCGCCCGGCGCGGAGATCACCGATGCGGTGCGCGAGGGCCTGGCGCTCAATCTGCCGCTGCGGGCGGCGGTCGCCCCCGTGGTTCCGTCACTGGTGGCGACGGGGCATCCGGCGGTCACCGTGGAGTCGGTGAAGCTGGCCGAGGACGGCGGCGGCGATGTGATCGTCCGGCTCTACGAGTCGGCGGGCGGCCGCGCGGACACGACGCTCCGGGTCTCGTTCCCCGTCGTGGCGGCGCAGATCACCGACCTGCTGGAACGGCCGCTGCACGCGGCGACGACCGATGCGCACGGACTCGTCCTGACGCTGCGGCCGTTCCAGATCCTGACGCTGCGGCTCACCCCGGCCTAG